A window from Herbaspirillum sp. meg3 encodes these proteins:
- a CDS encoding ABC transporter permease: protein MTQVNTSRAMSPEAIAEVEREAQRKIKQRYWLVISLRLAILVIILGGWELSATMQWIDPFFFSQPSLIVIQIYDWIMEGTSQGPLWVQVMVTLEETVLGFLIGSVAGIIAGIALGRNKLMSDVFSLYIQIANSIPRVVLGSIFVIALGLGMASKVALAVVMVFFVVFGNAFQGVREADRYMIANAQILGASRRQVTMAVVIPSALSWILASLHVSFGFALVGAVVGEFLGSKQGIGLLISTAQGAFNASGVFAAMIVLAVVALLADYLLTSLEKRLLKWRPAAF, encoded by the coding sequence ATGACACAAGTAAATACAAGCCGGGCCATGAGCCCGGAGGCAATCGCGGAAGTCGAGCGCGAGGCGCAACGCAAGATCAAACAACGCTACTGGCTGGTGATTTCGCTGCGCCTGGCGATTCTGGTCATCATCCTCGGCGGCTGGGAACTGTCCGCCACGATGCAATGGATCGATCCCTTCTTCTTCTCGCAGCCTTCGCTGATCGTCATCCAGATTTATGACTGGATCATGGAAGGCACCTCGCAAGGTCCCTTGTGGGTGCAGGTCATGGTGACGCTGGAAGAAACCGTGCTGGGCTTCCTGATCGGCTCCGTCGCGGGCATCATTGCCGGCATCGCGCTGGGTCGCAACAAGCTGATGTCGGACGTGTTCAGCCTGTACATCCAGATCGCCAACTCGATTCCACGTGTGGTGCTGGGCTCCATCTTCGTCATTGCGCTGGGCCTGGGTATGGCGTCCAAGGTGGCGCTGGCGGTGGTGATGGTGTTCTTCGTGGTGTTCGGCAATGCCTTCCAGGGTGTGCGTGAAGCCGACCGTTACATGATTGCCAATGCGCAGATCCTTGGCGCTTCGCGTCGGCAGGTGACGATGGCGGTGGTAATTCCATCGGCACTGAGCTGGATTCTGGCGAGCTTGCATGTGAGCTTCGGCTTCGCGCTCGTCGGCGCCGTGGTGGGTGAGTTCCTTGGTTCCAAGCAGGGTATCGGTCTGCTGATCTCCACAGCGCAAGGTGCGTTCAACGCCAGCGGTGTGTTTGCAGCGATGATCGTGTTGGCGGTGGTGGCACTGTTGGCGGACTATCTGCTGACCTCGCTGGAAAAGCGTTTGCTGAAATGGCGTCCTGCCGCATTCTGA
- the mdtD gene encoding multidrug transporter subunit MdtD, producing MPLTSSRSQKALLWIVASGFFMQTLDTTIVNTALPSMAASLGEPVLAMHPVVVSYTLTMASLTPASGWLADRFGTRRVYFLAILIFVLGSLLCANAHSLPQLLLARVVQGVGGSMLLPIGRLAVLRSVPGAQYISALAFISIAGQLGPVVGPVTGGWLSQTIGWHWIFLINVPVGVIGMFAVHHFLPAEEITSPPRFDLLGCGLLSTCMVTFSLALDVPMTEYREWWSAGLLGVSVLTVWLYVLHARRDEQPLFRLGLFNEPNFSVGLIGNLVCRIGSSAVPFLLPLLLQVKLGFSPLHAGLVLLPAAISGTIAKPWIAPLVRRFGYENFLLVNTILVGGSIVSFALITPTWPIWIGILQLAVFGVSNSMQFAAMNSVTLKGLNSKDAGSGNSLFSMVQMLALGLGVTIAGSMLSGLDGVAWAREWTFTLTFVCVGVVTLLSALVFRRMDAQYFN from the coding sequence ATGCCTCTTACTTCTTCCCGTTCTCAAAAAGCCCTGTTGTGGATTGTTGCATCGGGCTTTTTCATGCAGACGCTGGACACCACCATCGTCAACACCGCATTGCCGTCCATGGCCGCCAGTCTCGGCGAGCCGGTGCTGGCGATGCACCCGGTGGTGGTTTCTTATACGCTCACGATGGCGTCGCTGACACCGGCTTCAGGTTGGCTGGCGGATCGCTTCGGCACGCGCCGCGTCTACTTCCTCGCTATTCTGATATTTGTGCTCGGCTCGCTGCTGTGCGCCAATGCCCACTCCTTGCCGCAGCTGTTGCTGGCGCGTGTGGTGCAGGGTGTCGGCGGTTCCATGCTGTTGCCGATCGGTCGCCTGGCAGTACTGCGCAGCGTGCCGGGGGCGCAGTATATTTCTGCGCTGGCTTTCATCTCGATTGCAGGGCAGCTTGGCCCGGTGGTGGGTCCGGTGACGGGAGGCTGGCTATCGCAGACCATCGGCTGGCATTGGATTTTTCTGATTAATGTGCCGGTGGGCGTGATCGGCATGTTTGCCGTGCATCACTTCCTGCCCGCTGAAGAAATCACTTCGCCGCCGCGTTTTGATTTGCTTGGCTGCGGGCTGCTGTCGACTTGCATGGTGACGTTTTCGTTGGCGCTGGATGTGCCTATGACCGAATATCGCGAATGGTGGAGTGCCGGATTGTTGGGCGTGTCGGTGCTGACGGTGTGGCTGTATGTGCTGCATGCGCGCCGCGACGAGCAACCCTTGTTTCGTCTGGGTTTGTTCAACGAACCCAATTTCAGTGTCGGTCTGATCGGCAATCTGGTGTGCCGTATCGGTTCATCGGCCGTGCCGTTCTTGCTGCCTCTGCTGCTCCAGGTCAAGCTCGGCTTTTCACCTTTGCATGCCGGCCTGGTGCTGCTGCCGGCGGCAATTTCCGGCACTATCGCCAAGCCTTGGATTGCGCCGCTGGTGCGTCGCTTCGGCTACGAAAACTTCTTGCTGGTGAACACGATTCTTGTTGGCGGCTCTATTGTCTCGTTCGCATTGATCACACCGACGTGGCCGATCTGGATTGGCATCTTGCAGCTGGCGGTTTTCGGTGTGAGCAACTCGATGCAGTTCGCAGCGATGAACAGTGTGACGCTCAAGGGTCTCAACAGCAAAGATGCCGGCAGCGGCAACAGTCTGTTCTCAATGGTGCAGATGCTGGCGCTGGGTTTGGGGGTCACCATTGCCGGATCGATGCTGAGCGGACTCGACGGCGTGGCGTGGGCGAGGGAGTGGACATTTACGCTGACCTTCGTTTGCGTCGGCGTGGTGACCTTGTTGTCGGCGCTGGTGTTTCGCCGGATGGATGCGCAGTATTTCAACTGA
- a CDS encoding Fe2+-dependent dioxygenase, with amino-acid sequence MLIAIPKLLDAQQLNAVRQLLDQAGPAWVDGRVTAGYQGAAVKYNQQIDERSDVAVQCQRIILSALERNPRFISAALPNMVYPPMFNRYSEGMTFGAHVDGSVRIDPHTGRKLRTDISATLFLSDPSSYDGGELQIHDTYGVHSAKLEAGDVLVYPATSLHQVTPVTRGVRTACFFWVQSLVRDDGQRSMLFDMDNAIQTLNQTNADDIARRTLVGCYHNLLRQWSDT; translated from the coding sequence ATGCTCATCGCCATTCCCAAGCTGCTCGACGCGCAACAACTCAACGCTGTACGTCAGCTACTGGATCAGGCGGGACCGGCATGGGTGGATGGACGAGTAACGGCTGGCTATCAAGGCGCCGCCGTCAAGTACAACCAGCAAATCGATGAACGCTCGGACGTTGCCGTGCAATGCCAGCGCATCATCCTCTCCGCACTCGAACGCAATCCGCGCTTCATCAGCGCCGCCTTGCCGAACATGGTGTATCCGCCGATGTTCAATCGCTACAGTGAGGGCATGACCTTCGGCGCGCATGTCGACGGCAGTGTCCGCATCGACCCGCATACCGGACGCAAACTGCGTACCGATATTTCCGCTACGCTGTTTTTGTCAGATCCGTCCAGCTACGATGGCGGCGAGTTGCAAATCCACGATACCTATGGCGTTCATTCTGCCAAGCTGGAAGCCGGCGACGTACTCGTCTATCCTGCCACGAGCTTGCATCAGGTAACACCGGTTACGCGCGGTGTGCGCACGGCTTGTTTTTTCTGGGTGCAAAGTCTGGTGCGCGACGATGGCCAGCGCAGCATGCTGTTCGACATGGACAATGCGATTCAGACGCTCAACCAGACCAATGCTGATGATATCGCACGACGCACCTTGGTCGGCTGCTATCACAACCTGTTGCGCCAATGGAGCGATACTTAA
- a CDS encoding TonB-dependent siderophore receptor produces the protein MNRLTPIAAALVALFAAPVSLHAQQTSTPAASSSLKEVVVEGQRDDFNTNSTAITKLPADLHDVPQSVVVVNKALMQSQGASSLSDALRNVAGITLGGAEGGQIGNNINLNGFSARTDIYLDGFRDRGQYYRDTFAMDEIEVLMGPSSMLFGRGSTGGVINQVTKKANLKESTEVSASVTSNGLVRTTVDHNQPLTDTSAFRISAMAQDGAASTRNQTNVQDFGLAASYVNGIGTSTEITLSALIQHNHDQPDYGLPPLNGHPVNVDRNTSYGLNSDRTDQDVVSLNAGIKHKITPDVTIRNQTQFNWVHTNAVETAPQGIGTVSGTGYTALTGAASNLPLSSLFVRAQSHDRNIQDYSIYNQTELSAKFTGLGIKHDFLVGLEVGHDGYDNQAYYRNGSCNGVALTDATTPTSGYADCISVVNPTYSAAGANVVSQAGNRQGGSANTIATYFNDTMELSKQFKLVGGLRFDRYVASITNSLNSGNTPAAAKNTALASANQTVNFLSVRAGGIWQPTAAQSYYLSYGTSFNPSLEQLTGTAGQTNLDPEKNKSYELGGKWDLAENLSTNAAIFQIKKENARSQVSTGVYELQGTVRVKGARLGATGRINKQWQVAAGYTYLDAQVISASALDNTLGKIPVNTPKHTLTTWTTYDVMPHWQVGGGATYMSQRYATATNTVQVGGYTRWDATVAYTEKQYDIRFNLFNLTNKMYYDALIQSDGGRSVPGTGRTGMISVNYRM, from the coding sequence ATGAACCGTCTCACGCCGATCGCTGCCGCGCTTGTCGCGCTGTTTGCAGCTCCAGTCTCCCTGCATGCACAACAAACTTCCACTCCTGCCGCTTCCTCTTCCCTGAAGGAAGTCGTGGTCGAAGGCCAGCGTGATGACTTCAACACCAACAGCACCGCCATCACCAAATTGCCGGCAGATTTGCATGATGTACCGCAATCAGTTGTCGTTGTGAACAAGGCGCTGATGCAATCGCAAGGTGCCAGCTCGCTGTCTGACGCTTTGCGCAATGTCGCCGGCATCACGTTGGGCGGCGCTGAAGGTGGTCAGATTGGCAACAACATCAACCTGAACGGTTTCTCAGCGCGTACGGATATCTATCTGGATGGTTTCCGCGACCGCGGCCAGTACTATCGCGACACCTTCGCCATGGACGAAATCGAAGTCCTGATGGGACCTTCCTCCATGCTGTTCGGTCGCGGTTCAACCGGTGGCGTGATCAACCAGGTCACCAAAAAAGCCAACCTCAAAGAATCGACTGAAGTCTCCGCTTCCGTCACCAGCAACGGCCTGGTGCGCACGACTGTTGACCACAACCAGCCGCTGACCGATACCTCCGCCTTCCGTATTTCGGCGATGGCGCAGGACGGCGCGGCATCGACACGCAACCAGACCAATGTGCAAGACTTCGGTCTGGCAGCCTCGTATGTCAACGGCATCGGCACCTCTACTGAAATCACGCTATCGGCGCTGATCCAGCATAATCACGACCAACCCGATTATGGTCTGCCGCCGCTGAACGGCCATCCGGTCAACGTTGACCGCAATACGTCTTACGGGCTCAACAGCGACCGCACCGATCAGGACGTGGTGTCGTTGAACGCCGGCATCAAACACAAGATCACCCCGGACGTGACCATTCGCAATCAGACCCAATTCAACTGGGTTCATACCAACGCGGTCGAAACCGCGCCGCAAGGCATCGGCACGGTTTCCGGCACAGGCTATACGGCATTGACGGGTGCCGCCAGCAACCTGCCGCTGTCGAGCTTGTTCGTCCGCGCACAAAGCCATGACCGCAACATTCAGGATTACTCGATCTACAACCAGACCGAACTGTCGGCCAAGTTCACCGGTCTGGGCATCAAACATGATTTCCTCGTCGGTCTGGAAGTCGGCCATGATGGTTACGACAATCAGGCTTACTACCGCAACGGTTCCTGCAACGGCGTAGCGCTGACGGATGCGACGACACCGACGAGCGGCTATGCCGACTGTATCTCCGTCGTCAACCCGACCTACAGCGCCGCCGGCGCCAACGTCGTCAGCCAGGCAGGCAATCGTCAGGGTGGCAGCGCCAACACCATCGCGACCTACTTCAACGACACGATGGAGCTGAGCAAACAGTTCAAGCTGGTCGGTGGCTTGCGTTTTGACCGATATGTCGCCAGCATCACCAACTCGCTGAACTCTGGCAATACGCCTGCCGCTGCAAAGAATACCGCGCTGGCCAGCGCCAATCAGACCGTCAACTTCCTCAGCGTGCGCGCCGGCGGTATCTGGCAGCCGACTGCGGCACAGTCTTACTACCTGTCTTACGGCACGTCGTTTAATCCGTCGCTGGAACAGCTGACTGGTACTGCGGGCCAGACCAATCTCGATCCTGAGAAAAACAAATCCTATGAGCTGGGCGGCAAGTGGGATCTGGCGGAAAACCTGTCGACCAATGCCGCGATCTTCCAGATCAAGAAAGAAAACGCACGCAGCCAGGTCAGCACCGGCGTATATGAACTGCAAGGCACCGTCCGCGTCAAGGGCGCACGTTTGGGCGCTACCGGCCGCATCAACAAGCAATGGCAAGTCGCTGCCGGCTACACCTATCTGGATGCGCAAGTGATCAGCGCCTCCGCATTGGACAACACACTGGGCAAGATTCCCGTCAACACACCGAAGCACACGCTGACGACCTGGACTACCTACGACGTCATGCCGCATTGGCAAGTTGGCGGTGGTGCGACTTACATGTCACAACGCTATGCCACGGCGACCAATACCGTACAAGTCGGCGGCTATACTCGCTGGGACGCCACCGTCGCCTATACGGAAAAACAATACGATATTCGTTTCAACCTGTTCAACCTGACCAACAAAATGTATTACGATGCGCTGATCCAGTCCGACGGCGGGCGCTCGGTGCCAGGCACCGGCCGTACCGGCATGATTTCGGTCAACTATCGTATGTAA
- a CDS encoding response regulator transcription factor, producing the protein MNVLLVEDDLVLADGLSRMLKSHGLSVNTVNNGTDADALLQRYTATVLVLDIGLPGLDGFEVVRRLRARGSNMPVLLLTARDTIPDRVHGLELGADDYLVKPFATPELVARIKALIRRSSPQPTQLTIGGLSLDTSSKRATIDGKKVDFSVREWTVLEYLMQQASRVVSKQQIIDAVLPWGEDVTLNAVEVYVSRIRTKTAGSGVAIRTIRGFGYMLEKSDA; encoded by the coding sequence ATGAATGTTCTGCTGGTAGAAGATGATCTGGTGTTGGCGGACGGTTTGTCCCGCATGCTCAAGTCGCATGGCCTGAGCGTCAATACGGTCAATAACGGCACCGACGCGGATGCGCTGTTGCAACGCTATACGGCCACGGTACTGGTGCTCGACATCGGCCTGCCCGGGCTGGATGGTTTTGAAGTGGTGCGCCGGTTGCGTGCCCGCGGCAGTAACATGCCCGTGCTGCTGCTGACGGCTCGCGATACGATTCCTGACCGCGTGCACGGACTGGAGCTGGGTGCTGATGACTACCTGGTCAAGCCTTTCGCGACACCCGAGCTGGTCGCACGCATCAAGGCGCTGATTCGTCGCAGCAGCCCGCAGCCGACTCAGCTCACCATCGGCGGGCTGTCGCTCGACACCTCGTCCAAACGTGCGACGATCGATGGCAAAAAAGTTGATTTTTCGGTCCGTGAATGGACTGTGCTGGAATACCTCATGCAGCAAGCTTCGCGCGTGGTGTCCAAGCAGCAGATCATTGATGCCGTGTTGCCATGGGGTGAAGATGTGACCCTCAATGCGGTGGAAGTCTATGTCTCCCGTATTCGCACCAAGACCGCCGGTTCCGGCGTGGCGATTCGTACGATCCGCGGCTTCGGCTACATGCTGGAAAAAAGCGACGCCTGA
- a CDS encoding sensor histidine kinase: MRHSIKFNLLKWLIAPLLAVNLIGAGLTYWLAWLPAQDAFDQSITDAAWALTSQIKRVRGKTSLELTKQAEQMLRSDHFDTMYFVVRDASGETLAGDHNFPPVNQIDEPNEPVTYDGVMNGEQVRIAALYVSIERTPIYIGIAETFRKRNQTHYVILISLLLLDGVLTAFSIVIVLVAVNKGLHPLRELQQNLDQRNRDNLTPINVEQTTEELTPVVKAINSLLDNIRKGATAQQNFLANVAHQIRTPLTGLRLQLEWLQQRHANEPETAHSTELMTSSVERMVRQSNQLLALARAEPSRFKPTHLEELSLDKLVEESVQHFIEQADKKQIDLGFDLQPARVKGDRFMLRDLIDNLVDNAVRYSPPQSTVTVSCREHEDATLLTVEDSGPGIAPEHRELIFDRFYRVNDKISGSGLGLAIVRDIAKDHGGEITLTSGDEDCGTIFTVRFPHGVKADL, translated from the coding sequence ATGCGTCACAGCATTAAATTCAATCTGCTGAAATGGCTGATTGCGCCGCTGCTCGCGGTCAATCTGATCGGCGCCGGCCTGACGTACTGGCTGGCGTGGCTGCCGGCACAGGATGCATTCGACCAAAGTATCACCGACGCAGCCTGGGCGCTGACTTCGCAGATCAAGCGGGTGCGCGGCAAGACCTCGCTGGAGCTGACCAAGCAAGCCGAGCAGATGCTGCGTTCGGATCATTTCGACACCATGTATTTCGTCGTGCGCGACGCCAGCGGCGAAACACTGGCCGGCGATCATAACTTCCCTCCGGTCAACCAGATTGACGAGCCCAATGAGCCGGTGACCTATGACGGCGTCATGAATGGCGAACAGGTTCGCATTGCCGCTCTGTATGTGAGCATCGAACGCACTCCCATTTACATCGGCATCGCAGAGACTTTCCGCAAACGCAACCAGACGCACTACGTCATTCTGATTTCTCTGCTGCTGCTCGACGGTGTGCTCACGGCATTCTCTATCGTCATCGTGCTGGTGGCGGTGAATAAAGGTCTGCATCCGCTGCGTGAACTGCAACAGAATCTGGATCAGCGCAATCGCGATAACCTGACGCCGATCAACGTTGAACAGACCACCGAAGAACTGACGCCGGTGGTTAAGGCGATCAACAGCCTGCTTGACAACATCCGCAAGGGAGCTACGGCGCAGCAGAATTTCCTGGCCAATGTGGCGCATCAGATCCGCACGCCGCTGACCGGTTTGCGCCTGCAACTGGAGTGGTTGCAGCAGCGTCACGCCAACGAACCGGAAACGGCGCATTCGACCGAATTGATGACCTCGTCAGTCGAGCGCATGGTGCGCCAGAGTAACCAGTTGCTGGCGCTGGCACGGGCCGAGCCGAGCCGCTTCAAGCCGACGCATCTGGAAGAGCTTTCTCTCGATAAACTGGTGGAAGAATCGGTGCAGCATTTCATCGAACAGGCCGACAAGAAACAGATCGACCTCGGCTTCGATCTGCAGCCGGCACGGGTGAAGGGCGACCGTTTCATGTTGCGCGACCTGATCGATAACCTGGTCGACAACGCCGTGCGTTATTCTCCGCCGCAGAGTACGGTGACCGTCAGTTGCCGCGAGCACGAAGATGCGACGCTGCTGACCGTCGAAGACTCCGGCCCCGGCATCGCGCCGGAACACCGCGAACTGATCTTCGACCGTTTCTATCGCGTCAATGACAAGATCTCCGGCAGCGGCCTCGGTCTGGCGATCGTGCGGGATATCGCCAAGGATCATGGCGGCGAGATCACACTGACCTCGGGCGATGAAGACTGCGGCACGATCTTTACGGTGCGCTTTCCGCACGGCGTTAAAGCGGACCTGTAG
- a CDS encoding DUF1345 domain-containing protein, producing the protein MSVARHIVQVHPRLLVAVVIGALGFILWPAGETITRLLVGWNAGVWCYLLSIWFMMLGAKAADVKRLAETEDESAQLVLAIVCVAAIASLAAIIVELAGASHLGEHKLLRYVFTGGTVLGSWFLIGTIFTLHYARLFYGEDDDAEPPLRFADGEKNPDYWDFLYFSFTISVAVQTSDVCVGTRALRKTVLAHSVIGFLFNAAILGLSINIAASLTS; encoded by the coding sequence ATGTCCGTTGCCCGTCATATTGTCCAGGTTCATCCCCGCCTGCTGGTTGCTGTCGTCATCGGCGCGTTGGGTTTTATATTGTGGCCTGCGGGCGAGACCATCACGCGCTTGCTGGTCGGCTGGAACGCCGGGGTCTGGTGTTATCTGCTGTCGATCTGGTTCATGATGCTGGGTGCCAAAGCAGCCGACGTCAAACGCCTGGCTGAAACCGAGGACGAAAGTGCACAACTGGTGCTGGCCATCGTGTGCGTGGCGGCCATTGCCAGTCTTGCCGCCATCATCGTTGAGTTGGCTGGTGCATCGCATCTGGGCGAGCACAAATTGCTGCGCTATGTTTTTACCGGCGGCACGGTGTTGGGATCGTGGTTTTTGATCGGCACCATATTCACCTTGCATTACGCACGCCTGTTCTACGGCGAAGACGATGATGCCGAACCGCCTTTGCGTTTTGCCGACGGTGAAAAAAATCCTGACTATTGGGACTTTCTCTACTTCTCATTCACCATCAGCGTAGCGGTGCAGACCTCCGACGTTTGTGTCGGCACGCGCGCTTTACGTAAAACCGTGCTGGCGCATTCGGTGATCGGCTTTCTCTTCAATGCGGCGATTCTGGGGTTGTCGATCAATATTGCGGCGAGCCTCACTAGCTGA
- the mgtA gene encoding magnesium-translocating P-type ATPase, whose translation MNLDLLKETFASFVRARGMDRHFRRLGVDMFRSSPTTKEVPQTVAQSLVSASQTDLAELLKNLGSRTDGLTEQEADAIRAEVGPNEVEHEKPLTWWVHLWHCYKNPFNLLLTVLAAVSYYTEDMKAAIVIGTMVVVSTLMRFVQESRSNTAADKLKEMVSNTATVIRHDIVADIAEEAQRYFDVTLHPKGAKRIELPIKKLVPGDIVQLSAGDMIPADLRLISAKDLFISQAAMTGESLPVEKFAEHRGVDASNPLELDNLCFMGTNVVSGSATAVVLTTGKRTYFGALAERVTATDRTPTAFQSGVNKVSWLLIRFMLVMTPIVFFINGFTKGDWVEAFLFGLSIAVGLTPEMLPMIVTSTLAKGAVALSRKKVIVKRLDAIQNFGAMDVLCTDKTGTLTQDKIFLERHTGILGEPNDEVLQYAYLNSYYQTGLKNLLDVAVLEHAELQREMSIASAYRKVDEIPFDFQRRRMSVVVSEREDHHELICKGAVEEIVSICTHARNNGEIVPFTPELLAEIKETTASLNSEGLRVVAVAAKDLPPTKETYSVADESDLVLIGYIAFLDPPKESTEPALAALRAHGVTVKILTGDNELVTAKICREVGLEVEGMLLGSHVEKMSDEELSVAVEKTTVFAKLSPTHKERIVRVLHDKGHVVGFMGDGINDAPALRAADIGISVDTAVDIAKEAADLILLEKSLMVLEEGVLEGRKTFANMLKYIKMTASSNFGNVFSVLVASAFLPFLPMLPLHLLVQNLLYDVSQISIPFDNVDKEFLEKPQRWNPGEIGRFMVFFGPISSIFDISTFALMWYIFGANSPDHQTLFQSGWFIEGLLSQTLIVHMIRTKRIPFLQSRASWPLMGMTLIIMCIGIILPMSPLASYFKLQALPLSYFPWLLAILIAYGALIQLMKKWYTNRYGWQ comes from the coding sequence ATGAATCTGGATCTATTGAAAGAAACCTTCGCTAGCTTTGTCCGTGCACGCGGCATGGATCGCCACTTCCGCCGCCTCGGCGTGGACATGTTCCGCAGCTCGCCGACCACCAAGGAAGTCCCGCAAACCGTGGCGCAAAGCCTGGTGAGTGCCTCCCAGACCGACCTGGCCGAACTCCTGAAAAACCTGGGCTCCCGCACCGATGGCCTGACCGAGCAGGAAGCCGACGCCATTCGCGCCGAAGTCGGGCCGAACGAAGTCGAACACGAAAAACCGCTGACCTGGTGGGTCCATCTGTGGCACTGCTACAAGAACCCGTTCAACCTGCTGCTGACCGTGCTCGCCGCCGTCTCGTACTACACCGAAGACATGAAGGCCGCCATCGTGATCGGCACCATGGTGGTCGTGTCGACGCTGATGCGCTTCGTGCAGGAGTCACGTTCCAACACGGCCGCCGACAAGCTCAAGGAAATGGTCAGCAACACCGCGACCGTGATCCGCCACGACATCGTCGCCGACATCGCCGAAGAAGCACAGCGCTACTTCGATGTCACCCTGCATCCCAAGGGCGCCAAGCGCATCGAACTGCCGATCAAGAAACTGGTGCCGGGCGACATTGTGCAGCTGTCTGCCGGCGACATGATCCCTGCTGACCTGCGCCTGATTTCGGCCAAAGACTTGTTCATCAGCCAGGCCGCCATGACCGGCGAATCGCTGCCGGTAGAGAAATTTGCCGAGCATCGCGGCGTCGATGCCAGCAACCCGCTGGAACTGGACAACCTCTGCTTCATGGGTACCAACGTAGTCAGCGGCTCAGCGACTGCCGTCGTCCTGACCACCGGCAAGCGCACCTACTTCGGCGCGCTGGCGGAACGCGTCACCGCCACCGACCGCACCCCGACCGCATTCCAGTCGGGCGTGAACAAGGTCAGCTGGCTGCTGATCCGCTTCATGCTGGTGATGACACCGATCGTGTTCTTCATCAACGGCTTCACCAAGGGAGACTGGGTTGAAGCCTTCCTGTTCGGCCTGTCGATTGCGGTTGGTCTGACGCCGGAAATGCTGCCGATGATCGTCACCTCGACGCTGGCCAAAGGTGCAGTCGCGCTGTCGCGCAAGAAGGTCATCGTCAAGCGCCTCGACGCGATCCAGAACTTCGGCGCGATGGACGTGCTGTGTACCGACAAGACCGGCACGCTGACGCAGGACAAGATCTTCCTGGAACGCCACACCGGTATCCTCGGCGAACCGAACGATGAAGTGCTGCAATACGCCTATCTGAACAGCTACTATCAGACCGGCCTGAAAAATCTGCTCGACGTCGCAGTGCTGGAACACGCCGAATTGCAACGCGAAATGTCGATCGCTTCGGCCTATCGCAAGGTCGATGAAATCCCGTTCGACTTCCAGCGCCGCCGCATGTCGGTGGTCGTCAGCGAACGCGAAGATCACCATGAGCTGATCTGCAAAGGCGCAGTCGAAGAAATCGTCTCGATCTGTACCCATGCACGCAACAACGGTGAGATCGTGCCGTTCACACCGGAGTTGCTCGCCGAGATCAAGGAAACCACTGCCAGCCTCAACTCCGAAGGCTTGCGCGTGGTGGCCGTGGCCGCCAAGGATCTGCCGCCGACCAAGGAAACCTACAGCGTCGCCGATGAATCGGATCTGGTGCTGATCGGTTACATCGCCTTCCTCGATCCACCGAAGGAGTCGACCGAACCTGCGCTGGCTGCCTTGCGCGCTCACGGTGTCACGGTCAAGATCCTGACCGGTGACAATGAGCTGGTCACCGCCAAGATCTGCCGCGAGGTCGGCCTCGAAGTCGAAGGCATGCTGCTCGGTTCACACGTGGAAAAGATGAGCGATGAAGAGTTGTCCGTCGCCGTTGAGAAGACCACCGTCTTCGCCAAGCTCAGCCCGACACACAAAGAACGCATCGTGCGCGTGCTGCACGACAAGGGTCACGTGGTCGGCTTCATGGGCGACGGCATCAATGATGCGCCTGCATTGCGTGCGGCCGACATCGGTATTTCGGTCGATACTGCAGTCGATATTGCTAAAGAAGCCGCCGATCTGATCCTGCTGGAAAAGAGCCTGATGGTACTGGAAGAAGGCGTGCTGGAAGGCCGCAAGACCTTCGCCAACATGCTCAAGTACATCAAGATGACCGCCAGCTCCAACTTCGGCAACGTCTTCTCGGTGCTGGTGGCGAGTGCCTTCCTGCCCTTCCTGCCGATGCTGCCTTTGCATCTGCTGGTGCAGAACCTGCTGTATGACGTCTCGCAGATTTCCATCCCGTTCGACAACGTCGACAAGGAATTCCTTGAGAAGCCGCAACGCTGGAACCCGGGTGAAATTGGCCGCTTCATGGTGTTCTTCGGTCCGATCAGCTCAATCTTTGATATCAGCACCTTTGCGCTGATGTGGTACATCTTCGGCGCCAACTCGCCGGATCATCAAACCCTGTTCCAGTCGGGTTGGTTCATTGAAGGCTTGCTGTCGCAAACACTGATCGTGCACATGATCCGTACCAAGCGCATCCCGTTCCTGCAAAGCCGCGCTTCGTGGCCGCTGATGGGCATGACATTGATCATCATGTGCATCGGGATCATCCTGCCGATGTCGCCGCTGGCGAGCTACTTCAAGCTGCAGGCATTGCCGCTGAGCTACTTCCCCTGGCTGTTGGCGATCCTGATTGCTTACGGCGCGCTGATCCAGCTGATGAAGAAGTGGTATACCAACCGCTACGGCTGGCAATAA